One genomic region from Macrobrachium rosenbergii isolate ZJJX-2024 chromosome 1, ASM4041242v1, whole genome shotgun sequence encodes:
- the LOC136840042 gene encoding trypsin-like isoform X3 codes for MSIPTAALHQQLLSYQLLQYHILMPSLLISKSASDCDGCPSQLENLRAAKLSNHLAINHLSHMLIGYLRDFQPPVKQDATEGPCHWENICKAGNRSTNDPTTENPPSTPDPTPTPQNPPPLPLPLPDTTTENPPSTPDPTPENLPPPPPPPPEEEFPYVTSIQVTNHHRTKLHLCGGTLISPNWVLTAAHCLDPERPEDLVVIAGEKYIGHQQVTGKMFRVSEFFMHPQYEYHTKPYGHDVGLVRLADAVSENEFVRIAPLPDSPFDNFTALCHEPGWGPLRDNTPGANYLKYTSVPILPKEKCNAAYSTVLGEGNICAGQDGVGACVGDNGGPLVCNSMPVAVMSWREGCAQPGKPAVYMDIYTYLPWIREITKIGD; via the exons ATGTCGATTCCAACGGCCGCCCTCCACCAACAGCTGTTGTCCTACCAGCTTCTGCAATACCACATTCTGATGCCCAGTTTGTTGATATCCAAGAGCGCTTCAGACTGCGACGGATGCCCCAGCCAGCTCGAAAACCTGAGGGCTGCCAAGCTGTCCAACCATCTGGCTATCAACCACTTGTCACACATGCTCATTGGGTATTTGAGAGACTTTCAGCCCCCGGTTAAACAGGACGCGACAG AAGGGCCCTGCCACTGGGAGAATATTTGCAAAGCTGGAAATCGGTCGACCAATG atCCGACGACGGAGAATCCACCATCAACGCCAG atCCGACGCCGACGCCGCAAAATCCGCCACCACTGCCACTGCCACTGCCAG ATACGACGACGGAAAATCCACCATCAACGCCAG atcCGACACCGGAAAatctaccaccaccaccaccaccaccgccag AAGAAGAGTTTCCATACGTGACCAGCATCCAGGTGACTAACCACCACAGGACCAAGTTACACTTGTGTGGCGGAACGCTCATTTCGCCTAATTGGGTTCTCACGGCAGCCCACTGCCTGGATCCAGAGAGGCCTGAGGACCTTGTG GTAATCGCAGGTGAAAAGTACATCGGTCACCAGCAGGTAACTGGAAAAATGTTTCGCGTCAGTGAGTTTTTCATGCATCCCCAATATGAGTA CCACACGAAACCTTACGGCCACGACGTAGGCCTAGTCCGTCTGGCAGATGCCGTTTCCGAGAACGAATTCGTGAGAATTGCTCCCCTGCCTGACTCACCTTTTGACAACTTTACAG CTTTGTGCCACGAGCCAGGATGGGGCCCTCTTCGAGATAATACGCCCGGAgctaattatttgaaatatacatcTGTGCCGATATTACCCAAGGAGAAATGCAACGCAGCTTATTCCACGGTACTTGGAGAAGGCAACATCTGCGCTGGCCAAGATGGCGTCGGCGCATGCGTG GGTGACAACGGAGGTCCTCTCGTATGTAATTCTATGCCTGTTGCAGTGATGTCTTGGAGAGAAGGATGCGCTCAGCCCGGGAAACCTGCTGTGTATATGGACATCTACACGTATTTGCCTTGGATTAGGGAGATAACAAAGATAGGTGAT
- the LOC136840042 gene encoding trypsin-like isoform X1: MSIPTAALHQQLLSYQLLQYHILMPSLLISKSASDCDGCPSQLENLRAAKLSNHLAINHLSHMLIGYLRDFQPPVKQDATEGPCHWENICKAGNRSTNDPTTENPPSTPDPTTENPPSTPDPTPTPQNPPPLPLPLPDTTTENPPSTPDPTPENLPPPPPPPPEEEFPYVTSIQVTNHHRTKLHLCGGTLISPNWVLTAAHCLDPERPEDLVVIAGEKYIGHQQVTGKMFRVSEFFMHPQYEYHTKPYGHDVGLVRLADAVSENEFVRIAPLPDSPFDNFTALCHEPGWGPLRDNTPGANYLKYTSVPILPKEKCNAAYSTVLGEGNICAGQDGVGACVGDNGGPLVCNSMPVAVMSWREGCAQPGKPAVYMDIYTYLPWIREITKIGD, from the exons ATGTCGATTCCAACGGCCGCCCTCCACCAACAGCTGTTGTCCTACCAGCTTCTGCAATACCACATTCTGATGCCCAGTTTGTTGATATCCAAGAGCGCTTCAGACTGCGACGGATGCCCCAGCCAGCTCGAAAACCTGAGGGCTGCCAAGCTGTCCAACCATCTGGCTATCAACCACTTGTCACACATGCTCATTGGGTATTTGAGAGACTTTCAGCCCCCGGTTAAACAGGACGCGACAG AAGGGCCCTGCCACTGGGAGAATATTTGCAAAGCTGGAAATCGGTCGACCAATG acCCGACGACGGAAAATCCACCATCAACGCCAG atCCGACGACGGAGAATCCACCATCAACGCCAG atCCGACGCCGACGCCGCAAAATCCGCCACCACTGCCACTGCCACTGCCAG ATACGACGACGGAAAATCCACCATCAACGCCAG atcCGACACCGGAAAatctaccaccaccaccaccaccaccgccag AAGAAGAGTTTCCATACGTGACCAGCATCCAGGTGACTAACCACCACAGGACCAAGTTACACTTGTGTGGCGGAACGCTCATTTCGCCTAATTGGGTTCTCACGGCAGCCCACTGCCTGGATCCAGAGAGGCCTGAGGACCTTGTG GTAATCGCAGGTGAAAAGTACATCGGTCACCAGCAGGTAACTGGAAAAATGTTTCGCGTCAGTGAGTTTTTCATGCATCCCCAATATGAGTA CCACACGAAACCTTACGGCCACGACGTAGGCCTAGTCCGTCTGGCAGATGCCGTTTCCGAGAACGAATTCGTGAGAATTGCTCCCCTGCCTGACTCACCTTTTGACAACTTTACAG CTTTGTGCCACGAGCCAGGATGGGGCCCTCTTCGAGATAATACGCCCGGAgctaattatttgaaatatacatcTGTGCCGATATTACCCAAGGAGAAATGCAACGCAGCTTATTCCACGGTACTTGGAGAAGGCAACATCTGCGCTGGCCAAGATGGCGTCGGCGCATGCGTG GGTGACAACGGAGGTCCTCTCGTATGTAATTCTATGCCTGTTGCAGTGATGTCTTGGAGAGAAGGATGCGCTCAGCCCGGGAAACCTGCTGTGTATATGGACATCTACACGTATTTGCCTTGGATTAGGGAGATAACAAAGATAGGTGAT
- the LOC136840042 gene encoding trypsin-like isoform X4, which yields MSIPTAALHQQLLSYQLLQYHILMPSLLISKSASDCDGCPSQLENLRAAKLSNHLAINHLSHMLIGYLRDFQPPVKQDATEGPCHWENICKAGNRSTNDPTTENPPSTPDPTPTPQNPPPLPLPLPDTTTENPPSTPDPTPENLPPPPPPPPEEEFPYVTSIQVTNHHRTKLHLCGGTLISPNWVLTAAHCLDPERPEDLVVIAGEKYIGHQQVTGKMFRVSEFFMHPQYEYHTKPYGHDVGLVRLADAVSENEFVRIAPLPDSPFDNFTALCHEPGWGPLRDNTPGANYLKYTSVPILPKEKCNAAYSTVLGEGNICAGQDGVGACVGDNGGPLVCNSMPVAVMSWREGCAQPGKPAVYMDIYTYLPWIREITKIGD from the exons ATGTCGATTCCAACGGCCGCCCTCCACCAACAGCTGTTGTCCTACCAGCTTCTGCAATACCACATTCTGATGCCCAGTTTGTTGATATCCAAGAGCGCTTCAGACTGCGACGGATGCCCCAGCCAGCTCGAAAACCTGAGGGCTGCCAAGCTGTCCAACCATCTGGCTATCAACCACTTGTCACACATGCTCATTGGGTATTTGAGAGACTTTCAGCCCCCGGTTAAACAGGACGCGACAG AAGGGCCCTGCCACTGGGAGAATATTTGCAAAGCTGGAAATCGGTCGACCAATG acCCGACGACGGAAAATCCACCATCAACGCCAG atCCGACGCCGACGCCGCAAAATCCGCCACCACTGCCACTGCCACTGCCAG ATACGACGACGGAAAATCCACCATCAACGCCAG atcCGACACCGGAAAatctaccaccaccaccaccaccaccgccag AAGAAGAGTTTCCATACGTGACCAGCATCCAGGTGACTAACCACCACAGGACCAAGTTACACTTGTGTGGCGGAACGCTCATTTCGCCTAATTGGGTTCTCACGGCAGCCCACTGCCTGGATCCAGAGAGGCCTGAGGACCTTGTG GTAATCGCAGGTGAAAAGTACATCGGTCACCAGCAGGTAACTGGAAAAATGTTTCGCGTCAGTGAGTTTTTCATGCATCCCCAATATGAGTA CCACACGAAACCTTACGGCCACGACGTAGGCCTAGTCCGTCTGGCAGATGCCGTTTCCGAGAACGAATTCGTGAGAATTGCTCCCCTGCCTGACTCACCTTTTGACAACTTTACAG CTTTGTGCCACGAGCCAGGATGGGGCCCTCTTCGAGATAATACGCCCGGAgctaattatttgaaatatacatcTGTGCCGATATTACCCAAGGAGAAATGCAACGCAGCTTATTCCACGGTACTTGGAGAAGGCAACATCTGCGCTGGCCAAGATGGCGTCGGCGCATGCGTG GGTGACAACGGAGGTCCTCTCGTATGTAATTCTATGCCTGTTGCAGTGATGTCTTGGAGAGAAGGATGCGCTCAGCCCGGGAAACCTGCTGTGTATATGGACATCTACACGTATTTGCCTTGGATTAGGGAGATAACAAAGATAGGTGAT
- the LOC136840042 gene encoding trypsin-like isoform X6, with the protein MSIPTAALHQQLLSYQLLQYHILMPSLLISKSASDCDGCPSQLENLRAAKLSNHLAINHLSHMLIGYLRDFQPPVKQDATDPTTENPPSTPDPTTENPPSTPDPTPTPQNPPPLPLPLPDTTTENPPSTPDPTPENLPPPPPPPPEEEFPYVTSIQVTNHHRTKLHLCGGTLISPNWVLTAAHCLDPERPEDLVVIAGEKYIGHQQVTGKMFRVSEFFMHPQYEYHTKPYGHDVGLVRLADAVSENEFVRIAPLPDSPFDNFTALCHEPGWGPLRDNTPGANYLKYTSVPILPKEKCNAAYSTVLGEGNICAGQDGVGACVGDNGGPLVCNSMPVAVMSWREGCAQPGKPAVYMDIYTYLPWIREITKIGD; encoded by the exons ATGTCGATTCCAACGGCCGCCCTCCACCAACAGCTGTTGTCCTACCAGCTTCTGCAATACCACATTCTGATGCCCAGTTTGTTGATATCCAAGAGCGCTTCAGACTGCGACGGATGCCCCAGCCAGCTCGAAAACCTGAGGGCTGCCAAGCTGTCCAACCATCTGGCTATCAACCACTTGTCACACATGCTCATTGGGTATTTGAGAGACTTTCAGCCCCCGGTTAAACAGGACGCGACAG acCCGACGACGGAAAATCCACCATCAACGCCAG atCCGACGACGGAGAATCCACCATCAACGCCAG atCCGACGCCGACGCCGCAAAATCCGCCACCACTGCCACTGCCACTGCCAG ATACGACGACGGAAAATCCACCATCAACGCCAG atcCGACACCGGAAAatctaccaccaccaccaccaccaccgccag AAGAAGAGTTTCCATACGTGACCAGCATCCAGGTGACTAACCACCACAGGACCAAGTTACACTTGTGTGGCGGAACGCTCATTTCGCCTAATTGGGTTCTCACGGCAGCCCACTGCCTGGATCCAGAGAGGCCTGAGGACCTTGTG GTAATCGCAGGTGAAAAGTACATCGGTCACCAGCAGGTAACTGGAAAAATGTTTCGCGTCAGTGAGTTTTTCATGCATCCCCAATATGAGTA CCACACGAAACCTTACGGCCACGACGTAGGCCTAGTCCGTCTGGCAGATGCCGTTTCCGAGAACGAATTCGTGAGAATTGCTCCCCTGCCTGACTCACCTTTTGACAACTTTACAG CTTTGTGCCACGAGCCAGGATGGGGCCCTCTTCGAGATAATACGCCCGGAgctaattatttgaaatatacatcTGTGCCGATATTACCCAAGGAGAAATGCAACGCAGCTTATTCCACGGTACTTGGAGAAGGCAACATCTGCGCTGGCCAAGATGGCGTCGGCGCATGCGTG GGTGACAACGGAGGTCCTCTCGTATGTAATTCTATGCCTGTTGCAGTGATGTCTTGGAGAGAAGGATGCGCTCAGCCCGGGAAACCTGCTGTGTATATGGACATCTACACGTATTTGCCTTGGATTAGGGAGATAACAAAGATAGGTGAT
- the LOC136840042 gene encoding trypsin-like isoform X5 codes for MSIPTAALHQQLLSYQLLQYHILMPSLLISKSASDCDGCPSQLENLRAAKLSNHLAINHLSHMLIGYLRDFQPPVKQDATGPCHWENICKAGNRSTNDPTTENPPSTPDPTPTPQNPPPLPLPLPDTTTENPPSTPDPTPENLPPPPPPPPEEEFPYVTSIQVTNHHRTKLHLCGGTLISPNWVLTAAHCLDPERPEDLVVIAGEKYIGHQQVTGKMFRVSEFFMHPQYEYHTKPYGHDVGLVRLADAVSENEFVRIAPLPDSPFDNFTALCHEPGWGPLRDNTPGANYLKYTSVPILPKEKCNAAYSTVLGEGNICAGQDGVGACVGDNGGPLVCNSMPVAVMSWREGCAQPGKPAVYMDIYTYLPWIREITKIGD; via the exons ATGTCGATTCCAACGGCCGCCCTCCACCAACAGCTGTTGTCCTACCAGCTTCTGCAATACCACATTCTGATGCCCAGTTTGTTGATATCCAAGAGCGCTTCAGACTGCGACGGATGCCCCAGCCAGCTCGAAAACCTGAGGGCTGCCAAGCTGTCCAACCATCTGGCTATCAACCACTTGTCACACATGCTCATTGGGTATTTGAGAGACTTTCAGCCCCCGGTTAAACAGGACGCGACAG GGCCCTGCCACTGGGAGAATATTTGCAAAGCTGGAAATCGGTCGACCAATG atCCGACGACGGAGAATCCACCATCAACGCCAG atCCGACGCCGACGCCGCAAAATCCGCCACCACTGCCACTGCCACTGCCAG ATACGACGACGGAAAATCCACCATCAACGCCAG atcCGACACCGGAAAatctaccaccaccaccaccaccaccgccag AAGAAGAGTTTCCATACGTGACCAGCATCCAGGTGACTAACCACCACAGGACCAAGTTACACTTGTGTGGCGGAACGCTCATTTCGCCTAATTGGGTTCTCACGGCAGCCCACTGCCTGGATCCAGAGAGGCCTGAGGACCTTGTG GTAATCGCAGGTGAAAAGTACATCGGTCACCAGCAGGTAACTGGAAAAATGTTTCGCGTCAGTGAGTTTTTCATGCATCCCCAATATGAGTA CCACACGAAACCTTACGGCCACGACGTAGGCCTAGTCCGTCTGGCAGATGCCGTTTCCGAGAACGAATTCGTGAGAATTGCTCCCCTGCCTGACTCACCTTTTGACAACTTTACAG CTTTGTGCCACGAGCCAGGATGGGGCCCTCTTCGAGATAATACGCCCGGAgctaattatttgaaatatacatcTGTGCCGATATTACCCAAGGAGAAATGCAACGCAGCTTATTCCACGGTACTTGGAGAAGGCAACATCTGCGCTGGCCAAGATGGCGTCGGCGCATGCGTG GGTGACAACGGAGGTCCTCTCGTATGTAATTCTATGCCTGTTGCAGTGATGTCTTGGAGAGAAGGATGCGCTCAGCCCGGGAAACCTGCTGTGTATATGGACATCTACACGTATTTGCCTTGGATTAGGGAGATAACAAAGATAGGTGAT
- the LOC136840042 gene encoding trypsin-like isoform X2 has product MSIPTAALHQQLLSYQLLQYHILMPSLLISKSASDCDGCPSQLENLRAAKLSNHLAINHLSHMLIGYLRDFQPPVKQDATGPCHWENICKAGNRSTNDPTTENPPSTPDPTTENPPSTPDPTPTPQNPPPLPLPLPDTTTENPPSTPDPTPENLPPPPPPPPEEEFPYVTSIQVTNHHRTKLHLCGGTLISPNWVLTAAHCLDPERPEDLVVIAGEKYIGHQQVTGKMFRVSEFFMHPQYEYHTKPYGHDVGLVRLADAVSENEFVRIAPLPDSPFDNFTALCHEPGWGPLRDNTPGANYLKYTSVPILPKEKCNAAYSTVLGEGNICAGQDGVGACVGDNGGPLVCNSMPVAVMSWREGCAQPGKPAVYMDIYTYLPWIREITKIGD; this is encoded by the exons ATGTCGATTCCAACGGCCGCCCTCCACCAACAGCTGTTGTCCTACCAGCTTCTGCAATACCACATTCTGATGCCCAGTTTGTTGATATCCAAGAGCGCTTCAGACTGCGACGGATGCCCCAGCCAGCTCGAAAACCTGAGGGCTGCCAAGCTGTCCAACCATCTGGCTATCAACCACTTGTCACACATGCTCATTGGGTATTTGAGAGACTTTCAGCCCCCGGTTAAACAGGACGCGACAG GGCCCTGCCACTGGGAGAATATTTGCAAAGCTGGAAATCGGTCGACCAATG acCCGACGACGGAAAATCCACCATCAACGCCAG atCCGACGACGGAGAATCCACCATCAACGCCAG atCCGACGCCGACGCCGCAAAATCCGCCACCACTGCCACTGCCACTGCCAG ATACGACGACGGAAAATCCACCATCAACGCCAG atcCGACACCGGAAAatctaccaccaccaccaccaccaccgccag AAGAAGAGTTTCCATACGTGACCAGCATCCAGGTGACTAACCACCACAGGACCAAGTTACACTTGTGTGGCGGAACGCTCATTTCGCCTAATTGGGTTCTCACGGCAGCCCACTGCCTGGATCCAGAGAGGCCTGAGGACCTTGTG GTAATCGCAGGTGAAAAGTACATCGGTCACCAGCAGGTAACTGGAAAAATGTTTCGCGTCAGTGAGTTTTTCATGCATCCCCAATATGAGTA CCACACGAAACCTTACGGCCACGACGTAGGCCTAGTCCGTCTGGCAGATGCCGTTTCCGAGAACGAATTCGTGAGAATTGCTCCCCTGCCTGACTCACCTTTTGACAACTTTACAG CTTTGTGCCACGAGCCAGGATGGGGCCCTCTTCGAGATAATACGCCCGGAgctaattatttgaaatatacatcTGTGCCGATATTACCCAAGGAGAAATGCAACGCAGCTTATTCCACGGTACTTGGAGAAGGCAACATCTGCGCTGGCCAAGATGGCGTCGGCGCATGCGTG GGTGACAACGGAGGTCCTCTCGTATGTAATTCTATGCCTGTTGCAGTGATGTCTTGGAGAGAAGGATGCGCTCAGCCCGGGAAACCTGCTGTGTATATGGACATCTACACGTATTTGCCTTGGATTAGGGAGATAACAAAGATAGGTGAT
- the LOC136840042 gene encoding trypsin-like isoform X7, which yields MSIPTAALHQQLLSYQLLQYHILMPSLLISKSASDCDGCPSQLENLRAAKLSNHLAINHLSHMLIGYLRDFQPPVKQDATDPTTENPPSTPDPTPTPQNPPPLPLPLPDTTTENPPSTPDPTPENLPPPPPPPPEEEFPYVTSIQVTNHHRTKLHLCGGTLISPNWVLTAAHCLDPERPEDLVVIAGEKYIGHQQVTGKMFRVSEFFMHPQYEYHTKPYGHDVGLVRLADAVSENEFVRIAPLPDSPFDNFTALCHEPGWGPLRDNTPGANYLKYTSVPILPKEKCNAAYSTVLGEGNICAGQDGVGACVGDNGGPLVCNSMPVAVMSWREGCAQPGKPAVYMDIYTYLPWIREITKIGD from the exons ATGTCGATTCCAACGGCCGCCCTCCACCAACAGCTGTTGTCCTACCAGCTTCTGCAATACCACATTCTGATGCCCAGTTTGTTGATATCCAAGAGCGCTTCAGACTGCGACGGATGCCCCAGCCAGCTCGAAAACCTGAGGGCTGCCAAGCTGTCCAACCATCTGGCTATCAACCACTTGTCACACATGCTCATTGGGTATTTGAGAGACTTTCAGCCCCCGGTTAAACAGGACGCGACAG acCCGACGACGGAAAATCCACCATCAACGCCAG atCCGACGCCGACGCCGCAAAATCCGCCACCACTGCCACTGCCACTGCCAG ATACGACGACGGAAAATCCACCATCAACGCCAG atcCGACACCGGAAAatctaccaccaccaccaccaccaccgccag AAGAAGAGTTTCCATACGTGACCAGCATCCAGGTGACTAACCACCACAGGACCAAGTTACACTTGTGTGGCGGAACGCTCATTTCGCCTAATTGGGTTCTCACGGCAGCCCACTGCCTGGATCCAGAGAGGCCTGAGGACCTTGTG GTAATCGCAGGTGAAAAGTACATCGGTCACCAGCAGGTAACTGGAAAAATGTTTCGCGTCAGTGAGTTTTTCATGCATCCCCAATATGAGTA CCACACGAAACCTTACGGCCACGACGTAGGCCTAGTCCGTCTGGCAGATGCCGTTTCCGAGAACGAATTCGTGAGAATTGCTCCCCTGCCTGACTCACCTTTTGACAACTTTACAG CTTTGTGCCACGAGCCAGGATGGGGCCCTCTTCGAGATAATACGCCCGGAgctaattatttgaaatatacatcTGTGCCGATATTACCCAAGGAGAAATGCAACGCAGCTTATTCCACGGTACTTGGAGAAGGCAACATCTGCGCTGGCCAAGATGGCGTCGGCGCATGCGTG GGTGACAACGGAGGTCCTCTCGTATGTAATTCTATGCCTGTTGCAGTGATGTCTTGGAGAGAAGGATGCGCTCAGCCCGGGAAACCTGCTGTGTATATGGACATCTACACGTATTTGCCTTGGATTAGGGAGATAACAAAGATAGGTGAT